The window GAGGAGACCATCTCGCGGATGGCCGGCTCTGAGCACGGCTCGGCCAAGACGGTGACCGAACTGGTCGCGATCGCAGAGGGCATCGGCCGCCCGGCGCGCCAGCGCACCACGACGTATGCGAAACGCGCGGCCTGAGCGGGTTGCGCGAGCACCTTTGCCTCGGCGGATGGCTGATATACGGAACGTCTAGTATCAGTAACCGCAGTAGTTGGGGCACACTGATTCCGCAATACCGGTGCCGCCATCGGATGATGGGCCCCCAGACCACGCGAGCTGCGCAGCCAGCAGCAGATCGAGGAGAACCTTCGTGACATACACGATTGCCGAACCCTGCGTCGACATCAAAGACAAGGCATGTATCGAGGAGTGCCCCGTCGACTGCATCTACGAGGGTGCACGCATGCTGTACATCCACCCCGACGAATGCGTGGACTGCGGTGCGTGCGAGCCGGTCTGCCCGGTCGAGGCGATCTACTACGAGGACGACGTCCCGGATCAGTGGTCTCAGTACACCCAGATCAACGCTGACTTCTTTGCTGAGCTGGGCTCGCCGGGCGGTGCGTCGAAGGTCGGTCAGACCGACAACGACCCGCAGGCGGTCAAGGACCTGCCGCCCAAGGAAGAGGACTGACGGCCCACACCCCGCTGCGTGCGCACCGGCTGATGCCGGATAGCCTCACTCCTCCTCCGGGCGTCGCCCGGCATCGTCGCTTGGCGCCGCTCTCGGCGTCGTTGCCGGTGTTCCCATGGGACACCCTGGCCGACGCGACGGCCACCGCCCGGGCGCATCCGGGGGGCATCGTCGACCTGTCGGTGGGCACTCCGGTCGATCCTGTCGCGCCGGTCATCCGTGAGGCGCTGGCCGCCGCGAGCGGGTCACCCGGCTACCCGACGACGGCCGGAACCCCGGTGCTGCGCGCCGCGGCGGTCGCCGCCCTGGGCCGCCGCTACGGCATCACCGGGCTGGCCGAGCACGCTGTCCTCCCGGTCATCGGCACCAAGGAACTCATCGCATGGCTGCCGACGCTGCTGGGCCTGGCTGCCGAGGATCTGGTGGTCGTCCCGGAGTTGGCCTACCCGACCTATGAGGTCGGCGCGCGGCTCGCCGGATCGCCGGTGCTCGCGGCCGATTCGCTGACCCAGCTCGGGCCGCAGTCCCCGGCCGTGGTGTTCATCAACTCGCCGAGCAACCCGACCGGACGGGTGCTGGGTGTCGAGCACCTGCGCAAGGTGGTCGGCTGGGCGCGCGAGCGCGGCACCCTGGTGGTGTCCGACGAGTGCTACCTGGGACTGGGCTGGGAGGAGCAGCCGATCTCGGTGCTGCACCCCTCGGTCTGCGACGGCGAGCACACCGGGCTGCTGGCGGTGCACTCACTGTCGAAGAGTTCGTCGCTGGCGGGGTACCGGGCCGGGTTCGTCACCGGTGACGCCGCTGTGGTGGCCGAACTGCTGGCGGTGCGCAAGCACGCCGGGATGATGGTGCCCACACCCGTGCAGGCGGCGATGGTGGCCGCGCTCGGCGACGACGCGCATGAGC is drawn from Candidatus Mycolicibacterium alkanivorans and contains these coding sequences:
- the fdxA gene encoding ferredoxin, whose amino-acid sequence is MTYTIAEPCVDIKDKACIEECPVDCIYEGARMLYIHPDECVDCGACEPVCPVEAIYYEDDVPDQWSQYTQINADFFAELGSPGGASKVGQTDNDPQAVKDLPPKEED
- the dapC gene encoding succinyldiaminopimelate transaminase, with the translated sequence MAPLSASLPVFPWDTLADATATARAHPGGIVDLSVGTPVDPVAPVIREALAAASGSPGYPTTAGTPVLRAAAVAALGRRYGITGLAEHAVLPVIGTKELIAWLPTLLGLAAEDLVVVPELAYPTYEVGARLAGSPVLAADSLTQLGPQSPAVVFINSPSNPTGRVLGVEHLRKVVGWARERGTLVVSDECYLGLGWEEQPISVLHPSVCDGEHTGLLAVHSLSKSSSLAGYRAGFVTGDAAVVAELLAVRKHAGMMVPTPVQAAMVAALGDDAHEQEQRGRYARRRDVLLAALRSADFTVDHSEAGLYLWATRGEPCRDTLAWLAERGILVAPGEFYGPRGSQHVRVALTATDERVAAAAERLSQ